Genomic DNA from Desulfonatronum sp. SC1:
TGCTTTTTGGATTATTTATGGTTTCACTTTTGGTTGTAGCATGTCAACAGCAGGCTCCACAAGCAGAAGTAGTTAAAGATGTTAAGCGTGTGGCTGTGATGGTTGCGGAGGGCTTTCACGATGGCGAAGCTTATATGCCAATTGGATATCTTACAAATCGTGGTGTGGAAGTTACGGTAATTGGGCCATCCGTTGGCGAAGTGAAAGCCTATAACAGTGATTTTACCATACGCATAGAGAAAGCTGTTGGTGATGTGTCGGTGTCTGATTTTGATGCACTTATTTTGCCTGGCGGACGAGGGCCTGCCATTTTGCGTGAAAACGAGACTGTTGTTGCATTTGCACGCGATTTCTTTAAATCCGGTAAACCTACCGCCGCAATTTGTCACGGACCTCAGGTGCTTATTACTGCAGGTGTTTTGGAAGGTAAGAGCTGCACCGCCGTAGGAGGTGTTCAGGATGAGCTTGTTGCTGCAGGCGCCAATTTTCTGGATCAGTCAGTGGTGCTCGATGGCAATCTGATTACC
This window encodes:
- a CDS encoding DJ-1/PfpI family protein; protein product: LFGLFMVSLLVVACQQQAPQAEVVKDVKRVAVMVAEGFHDGEAYMPIGYLTNRGVEVTVIGPSVGEVKAYNSDFTIRIEKAVGDVSVSDFDALILPGGRGPAILRENETVVAFARDFFKSGKPTAAICHGPQVLITAGVLEGKSCTAVGGVQDELVAAGANFLDQSVVLDGNLIT